The Mauremys reevesii isolate NIE-2019 linkage group 1, ASM1616193v1, whole genome shotgun sequence genome has a segment encoding these proteins:
- the LOC120407682 gene encoding gap junction beta-6 protein-like, which produces MDWGTLQKVLGGVNKHSTSIGKIWLTVLFIFRVMILVVAAERVWGDEQSDFVCNTLQPGCKNVCYDHFFPISHIRLWALQLIFVSTPALLVAMHIAHRRHKKKRQLMSGEKVDIEELNKQKFHIQGPLWWTYTCSIFFRIIFEAVFMYVFYIIYDGYQMPRLLKCSAWPCPNTVDCFVSRPTEKTMFTIFMLSVSGICMLLNVAEMCYLVIKFCMKAPRRPVTLK; this is translated from the coding sequence ATGGACTGGGGAACATTGCAGAAGGTTTTAGGAGGTGTGAACAAACACTCCACCAGTATTGGGAAGATCTGGCTCACTGTCCTGTTCATTTTCCGTGTTATGATCCTCGTGGTAGCTGCAGAGAGAGTCTGGGGAGACGAACAAAGTGATTTTGTCTGCAACACTCTGCAACCAGGATGCAAAAATGTTTGCTATGACCACTTCTTCCCCATCTCTCACATTAGACTGTGGGCCCTTCAGCTCATCTTTGTCTCAACTCCTGCACTTCTGGTGGCCATGCACATTGCACACAGACGGCACAAGAAGAAAAGGCAGCTCATGAGTGGTGAGAAAGTGGATATTGAAGAACTGAATAAACAAAAGTTTCATATTCAGGGCCCCTTGTGGTGGACGTACACCTGCAGCATATTCTTCAGAATCATCTTTGAAGCTGTCTTCATGTATGTGTTTTACATAATATATGATGGATACCAAATGCCTCGCTTACTGAAATGTAGTGCGTGGCCTTGCCCCAACACAGTGGATTGCTTTGTTTCTCGACCCACTGAGAAAACAATGTTTACTATTTTCATGCTTTCTGTGTCTGGGATCTGTATGCTGTTAAATGTGGCTGAAATGTGTTATCTGGTGATAAAATTTTGTATGAAAGCACCTAGGAGACCAGTAACTTTAAAATAG